The proteins below are encoded in one region of Candidatus Thiodiazotropha sp. LNASS1:
- the carB gene encoding carbamoyl-phosphate synthase large subunit: MPKRTDINSIMIIGAGPIVIGQACEFDYSGAQACKALREEGFRVVLVNSNPATIMTDPDMADAIYIEPITWKTLERIIEKERPNVLLPTMGGQTALNSALDLVREGVLEKYGVEMIGASREAIDKAEDRDLFRQAMRKIGLDMPRSAIAHSMEEAQQVQAQIGFPTIIRPSFTMGGSGGGIAYNPDEFEEICERGLDLSPTNELLIEESILGWKEYEMEVVRDRNDNCIIICSIENLDPMGVHTGDSITVAPAQTLTDKEYQIMRDASLAVLREIGVETGGSNVQFAINPENGRMIIIEMNPRVSRSSALASKATGFPIAKVAAKLAVGYTLDELQNEITGGATPASFEPSIDYVVTKVPRFAFEKFPLADDRLTTQMKSVGEVMAIGRTFQESLQKALRGLETGKYGLNEILDLNEEDVRDTLVREIRLPGPERLWYVAECFRFGMSLEEIFEICAIDPWFLVQIEELVNIERELSGQGLEALDGERLRFLKRKGFADRRIAELVDSSEAEIRQRRHDAGIRPVFKRVDTCAAEFATSTAYMYSTYEEECEAEPSNRKKIMVLGGGPNRIGQGIEFDYCCVHAAFAMRDDGYETIMVNCNPETVSTDYDTSDRLYFEPLTLEDVLEVIHKEQPAGVIVQYGGQTPLKLANDLEAAGAPIIGTSPDSIDLAEDRERFQQLVEKLNLRQPPNRTARDTESAVQLADEIGYPLVVRPSYVLGGRAMEIVYNENELRRYMREAVSVSNDSPVLLDRFLDDAIEVDIDAISDGKEVLIGGIMEHIEQAGVHSGDSACSLPPYTLSAAVQDRMREQMRKMALELKVIGLMNAQFAIKDDMIYLLEVNPRASRTVPFVSKATGVQLAKVAARCMAGTSLKDQGITKEVIPENYFVKEAVFPFVKFPGVDTVLGPEMKSTGEVMGVGRTFGEAYNKSIMGAGSVLPQGGRALLSVRNADKVRAVQVAQDLIDLGFTLMATGGTCKAIQDAGLECARINKVMEGRPHIVDSIKNQEVSFIVNTTEGAQAIADSAEIRRTALQYKVSYTTTISGAEATCLALKQLDDLNVNRLQDLHQ, encoded by the coding sequence GATCACCTGGAAGACCCTCGAGCGCATCATCGAAAAGGAGCGGCCGAATGTCCTGCTGCCCACCATGGGCGGGCAGACCGCGCTCAACTCGGCCCTTGACCTGGTGCGCGAAGGGGTGCTGGAGAAGTACGGTGTGGAGATGATCGGCGCCTCGCGGGAGGCCATCGACAAGGCGGAAGACCGGGATCTGTTCCGCCAGGCGATGCGCAAGATCGGCCTCGACATGCCCCGTTCCGCCATCGCCCACAGCATGGAGGAGGCGCAGCAGGTTCAGGCACAGATCGGCTTCCCCACCATAATCCGTCCCTCTTTCACGATGGGCGGCAGCGGCGGCGGCATCGCCTATAATCCGGATGAGTTCGAGGAGATCTGCGAGCGCGGCCTCGACCTTTCGCCCACCAACGAATTGCTGATCGAGGAATCGATCCTCGGTTGGAAAGAGTATGAGATGGAGGTGGTGCGGGACCGCAACGACAACTGCATCATCATCTGCTCCATCGAGAACCTGGACCCCATGGGAGTGCATACCGGCGACTCCATCACCGTGGCCCCGGCCCAGACCCTGACCGATAAGGAGTACCAGATCATGCGCGACGCCTCACTGGCGGTGTTGCGCGAGATCGGTGTGGAGACCGGTGGTTCCAACGTCCAGTTCGCCATCAATCCGGAGAACGGGCGCATGATCATCATCGAGATGAATCCCCGGGTCTCACGTTCCTCCGCGCTGGCCTCCAAGGCCACCGGTTTCCCCATCGCCAAGGTGGCGGCCAAGCTGGCGGTGGGCTACACACTGGACGAACTGCAGAACGAGATCACCGGCGGTGCCACCCCGGCCTCCTTCGAACCCAGCATCGACTATGTGGTGACCAAGGTGCCCCGTTTCGCCTTCGAGAAATTTCCTCTGGCCGACGATCGTCTGACCACGCAGATGAAGTCGGTGGGCGAGGTGATGGCCATTGGCCGCACCTTCCAGGAGTCGCTGCAGAAGGCGCTGCGTGGCCTGGAGACAGGGAAATACGGTCTTAACGAGATCCTCGATCTCAACGAAGAGGATGTGCGCGACACCCTGGTCAGGGAGATCCGCCTGCCTGGTCCCGAGCGGCTCTGGTATGTGGCCGAGTGCTTCCGCTTCGGCATGAGTCTGGAAGAGATATTCGAGATATGCGCCATCGACCCCTGGTTCCTGGTGCAGATCGAGGAGCTTGTGAATATCGAACGCGAACTCTCCGGTCAGGGGCTGGAGGCACTGGACGGTGAGCGGCTGCGCTTTCTCAAGCGTAAGGGATTCGCCGATCGGCGTATCGCCGAGCTGGTTGACAGCAGTGAGGCCGAGATTCGTCAGCGGCGTCACGATGCCGGCATCCGGCCGGTCTTCAAACGGGTCGATACCTGCGCCGCCGAATTTGCCACCAGTACCGCCTATATGTATTCCACTTATGAGGAAGAGTGCGAGGCCGAACCCTCGAACCGGAAAAAGATCATGGTCCTGGGTGGCGGGCCCAACCGTATCGGACAGGGTATTGAATTCGACTACTGTTGTGTCCACGCGGCCTTTGCGATGCGCGACGACGGCTATGAAACGATCATGGTCAACTGTAACCCGGAGACGGTCTCCACCGATTACGATACCTCCGACCGGCTCTATTTCGAGCCCCTCACCCTGGAGGATGTGCTGGAAGTCATCCACAAGGAACAACCCGCTGGCGTGATCGTGCAGTATGGCGGCCAGACCCCGCTCAAGCTGGCCAATGACCTGGAGGCGGCGGGTGCGCCGATCATCGGTACCAGCCCCGACTCGATCGATCTCGCCGAGGATCGCGAGCGTTTTCAGCAACTGGTGGAAAAACTCAACCTCAGGCAGCCGCCCAACAGGACGGCAAGAGATACCGAGAGCGCGGTGCAACTGGCCGATGAGATCGGCTATCCCCTGGTGGTGCGCCCCTCTTATGTACTGGGCGGCCGGGCCATGGAGATCGTCTATAACGAGAACGAACTGCGGCGCTACATGCGCGAGGCGGTGAGTGTCTCAAACGATTCGCCGGTACTGCTGGATCGGTTTCTGGACGACGCCATCGAGGTCGATATCGATGCCATCAGTGACGGCAAGGAAGTGCTCATCGGCGGCATCATGGAACATATCGAACAGGCAGGCGTCCACTCCGGGGACTCTGCATGCTCACTGCCCCCCTACACCCTGTCGGCGGCGGTACAGGATCGTATGCGGGAACAGATGCGCAAGATGGCCCTGGAACTGAAGGTAATCGGGCTGATGAACGCACAGTTTGCGATCAAGGATGACATGATCTATCTGTTGGAAGTCAATCCCCGTGCCTCACGCACCGTGCCGTTCGTCTCCAAGGCGACCGGTGTGCAGTTGGCGAAGGTCGCCGCCCGCTGCATGGCGGGAACATCCCTCAAGGACCAGGGCATAACAAAAGAGGTGATTCCGGAGAACTATTTCGTCAAAGAGGCGGTCTTCCCCTTTGTGAAATTTCCCGGTGTGGATACCGTACTCGGACCCGAGATGAAATCCACCGGTGAAGTGATGGGGGTCGGCAGGACCTTCGGTGAGGCCTACAATAAGTCGATTATGGGCGCCGGCTCCGTGCTTCCCCAGGGAGGGCGGGCGCTGTTGAGTGTACGTAACGCCGACAAGGTGAGGGCCGTGCAGGTGGCGCAGGATCTGATCGATCTGGGTTTTACCCTGATGGCTACCGGGGGCACCTGTAAGGCGATTCAGGATGCCGGACTTGAATGCGCGCGGATCAACAAGGTGATGGAGGGTAGACCGCATATCGTCGACTCCATCAAGAACCAGGAAGTCAGTTTTATCGTGAATACCACAGAAGGCGCCCAGGCGATTGCCGACTCGGCGGAGATACGCCGCACCGCGCTGCAATACAAGGTCAGCTATACCACCACAATATCCGGTGCCGAAGCGACCTGTCTGGCGCTGAAACAGCTGGATGATCTGAACGTCAACCGACTGCAGGACCTGCATCAATAG
- the greA gene encoding transcription elongation factor GreA gives MSKVPLTAKGAAKLQEELKQLKIVERPKVIKAIAEARAHGDLKENAEYHAAREQQGFVEGRIKDIEGKLSHAQIIDVTKLDAGGKVVFGATVVVLELDNDEEFTYQIVGDDEADIKHGLVSISSPIARALIGKQEGDDVFLETPGGPREFEILEVRYE, from the coding sequence ATGAGTAAGGTACCGTTGACAGCCAAAGGCGCTGCAAAACTGCAAGAGGAACTGAAGCAGTTGAAAATCGTCGAGCGGCCGAAAGTCATCAAAGCTATTGCGGAAGCGAGAGCGCACGGCGATCTGAAGGAGAATGCGGAGTATCATGCCGCCCGTGAACAGCAGGGTTTCGTCGAGGGACGTATAAAGGATATCGAAGGCAAACTTTCCCATGCCCAGATCATCGATGTAACAAAACTGGATGCCGGCGGGAAGGTGGTATTCGGTGCAACGGTTGTGGTGTTGGAGCTGGACAATGACGAGGAGTTTACCTATCAGATAGTCGGCGATGACGAAGCCGACATCAAGCATGGCCTGGTCTCTATCAGTTCGCCAATCGCACGTGCACTGATCGGCAAGCAGGAGGGGGATGATGTATTCCTCGAGACTCCGGGCGGGCCGAGGGAGTTCGAGATTCTGGAAGTGAGATACGAGTAA
- the yhbY gene encoding ribosome assembly RNA-binding protein YhbY, giving the protein MPLTAAQNRSLKKLAHDLKPVVIIGQHGLSENVLKEIDTTLNTHELIKVKLAGADKEDRKALSGEIVARLSAELVQIIGRVAIFYRPNPKKKKNRIVV; this is encoded by the coding sequence ATGCCGCTTACAGCCGCGCAAAACCGCTCATTGAAAAAACTCGCCCACGACCTCAAGCCAGTGGTCATCATAGGTCAGCACGGCCTGAGTGAAAATGTGCTCAAAGAAATCGACACCACACTCAACACCCATGAGCTGATCAAGGTCAAACTGGCGGGTGCCGACAAGGAGGATCGGAAAGCACTCAGCGGCGAAATCGTAGCACGCCTGTCAGCGGAACTGGTACAGATCATTGGCCGGGTGGCTATCTTCTATCGCCCCAATCCAAAGAAAAAGAAGAACAGAATCGTGGTTTGA
- the rlmE gene encoding 23S rRNA (uridine(2552)-2'-O)-methyltransferase RlmE, protein MKRSKSSRQWLDRHFKDEYVKRAQKAGYRSRAAFKLLEIQQKDNIFKPGMKVVDLGAAPGGWCQVARDLVGQKGRIVAMDILPMEPMAGVEFIQGDFRETQPLEELEKTLDGEAVDLVISDMAPNVTGIASVDQPRAIYLCELALDFAREVLKPGGCFVVKIFQGEGFDTYLKALRHDFKRVVSRKPSSSRAKSREVYLVAGNFKMVYRTNQ, encoded by the coding sequence ATGAAGCGCAGTAAAAGTAGTCGCCAATGGCTGGACCGTCATTTCAAAGACGAATATGTAAAGCGGGCGCAAAAGGCGGGTTATCGTTCCCGGGCTGCTTTTAAGTTACTGGAAATCCAGCAAAAAGATAATATTTTCAAGCCAGGCATGAAGGTTGTGGATCTGGGTGCCGCCCCTGGTGGATGGTGTCAGGTGGCCCGGGATCTGGTAGGGCAGAAGGGGCGCATCGTGGCGATGGATATACTGCCAATGGAGCCCATGGCCGGTGTGGAGTTTATTCAGGGGGATTTTCGTGAAACGCAGCCACTTGAAGAACTGGAAAAAACCCTGGATGGGGAGGCCGTGGACCTTGTAATTTCAGATATGGCGCCCAATGTTACAGGTATAGCGAGCGTTGATCAGCCAAGGGCTATCTATCTTTGCGAGCTGGCCCTTGATTTTGCTCGCGAAGTGTTAAAGCCAGGCGGCTGTTTTGTCGTTAAGATATTCCAGGGAGAGGGATTCGACACTTACCTGAAGGCGCTTCGTCACGATTTTAAGCGGGTGGTGAGCCGTAAACCCAGCTCATCGCGGGCCAAAAGCCGTGAGGTCTATCTGGTAGCGGGGAACTTTAAGATGGTGTACCGTACCAACCAGTAA
- the ftsH gene encoding ATP-dependent zinc metalloprotease FtsH, producing the protein MAKNLILWVVIAIVLMTVFNNFSTTQPKAQPMNYSEFIVNVKSGQVKEVEFSGNGRDITGTLTSGQRFSTYSPGDDMLVSDLLNSNVEIKANPPEKPSLLMNILINWFPLFVLIGLWIFFMRQMQGGGAGRGAMSFGKSKARMLSEDQVKVTFNDVAGVEEAKEEVSEMVDFLRDPSKFQKLGGKIPKGVLMVGSPGTGKTLLAKAIAGEAKVPFFTISGSDFVEMFVGVGASRVRDMFEQAKKHAPCIIFIDEIDAVGRHRGAGLGGGHDEREQTLNQLLVEMDGFEGNEGVIVIAATNRPDVLDPALLRPGRFDRQVVVPLPDVRGREQILKVHLRKVAASEDVKPAIIARGTPGFSGADLANLVNEAALFAARANKTLVGMEEMEKAKDKIMMGTERRTMVMSEDEKKLTAYHESGHAIVGRLVPSHDPVYKVSIIPRGRALGVTMFLPEADRYSYSKEHLESQISSLFGGRIAEELIFGIDKVTTGASNDIKRATDLARNMVTKWGLSERLGPLMYSEEEEEVFLGRSVTQHKNVSDDTAHTIDEEIRSFIDRNYERAEKILDENLEKLHVMAKALMKYETIDTQQIDDIMAGKTPRPPKDWDEGDIGSDDDTRPSGESPSSDDVSGTIGGPAGQH; encoded by the coding sequence ATGGCAAAAAATTTGATTCTCTGGGTAGTGATCGCCATCGTTTTGATGACGGTATTCAATAATTTCTCGACTACCCAGCCGAAGGCGCAACCAATGAACTATTCCGAGTTCATTGTCAATGTGAAATCGGGGCAGGTGAAAGAGGTCGAGTTCAGCGGTAATGGGCGTGATATTACCGGTACATTGACTTCAGGGCAGCGCTTCTCCACCTACAGTCCGGGTGACGACATGCTGGTCAGTGACCTGCTCAATAGTAATGTTGAGATTAAGGCAAATCCGCCGGAGAAACCCTCTCTGTTGATGAATATTCTGATCAACTGGTTTCCGCTGTTCGTACTGATCGGTCTGTGGATATTTTTCATGCGTCAAATGCAGGGTGGTGGGGCTGGCCGTGGCGCCATGTCATTCGGTAAGAGCAAGGCTCGGATGTTGAGTGAGGACCAGGTCAAGGTGACCTTCAACGATGTGGCGGGTGTCGAGGAGGCCAAGGAAGAGGTATCCGAGATGGTCGACTTCCTGCGTGATCCCTCAAAATTCCAGAAACTCGGCGGCAAGATCCCCAAAGGTGTGTTGATGGTCGGTTCCCCCGGTACCGGTAAGACTCTGCTTGCCAAGGCGATCGCCGGTGAGGCCAAGGTACCGTTTTTCACTATCTCGGGTTCAGACTTCGTGGAGATGTTCGTGGGTGTCGGTGCCTCCCGGGTGCGCGATATGTTCGAACAGGCCAAGAAGCATGCGCCCTGCATCATTTTTATCGACGAGATCGATGCCGTGGGACGGCATCGTGGCGCCGGGCTCGGCGGCGGTCATGACGAGCGCGAGCAGACCCTGAACCAACTGCTGGTGGAGATGGATGGTTTCGAGGGTAATGAAGGGGTTATCGTGATTGCTGCGACCAACCGTCCGGACGTGTTGGATCCGGCGTTGCTGCGCCCGGGCCGATTCGACCGCCAGGTGGTGGTGCCCCTGCCCGATGTGCGCGGACGTGAACAGATTCTCAAGGTCCATCTGCGTAAGGTGGCTGCATCCGAAGATGTGAAGCCCGCCATCATTGCCCGTGGTACACCCGGTTTCTCCGGCGCCGATCTGGCCAATCTGGTGAACGAGGCTGCCCTGTTCGCCGCTCGCGCCAATAAGACCCTGGTCGGCATGGAGGAGATGGAGAAGGCGAAAGACAAGATCATGATGGGCACGGAGCGCCGTACCATGGTGATGAGTGAAGACGAGAAGAAACTGACCGCCTATCATGAGTCGGGTCATGCCATCGTCGGCCGCCTGGTGCCGTCTCACGATCCGGTCTACAAAGTGAGCATCATCCCCCGTGGTAGAGCGCTCGGCGTTACCATGTTTCTCCCTGAGGCTGATCGTTACAGCTACAGTAAAGAGCATCTGGAGAGTCAGATCTCCAGTCTGTTCGGTGGGCGAATCGCCGAAGAGCTGATCTTCGGAATCGACAAGGTCACCACCGGCGCCTCCAACGATATCAAGCGTGCCACCGATCTGGCGCGCAACATGGTCACCAAATGGGGCCTGTCGGAACGCCTCGGACCGCTGATGTACAGTGAGGAGGAAGAGGAAGTCTTTCTCGGACGCTCGGTGACCCAACACAAGAATGTATCCGACGATACGGCGCATACCATCGATGAGGAGATCCGTAGCTTTATCGACCGCAACTATGAGCGCGCCGAGAAGATACTCGACGAGAATCTGGAAAAGCTCCATGTCATGGCCAAGGCGTTGATGAAATACGAGACCATCGATACGCAGCAGATCGACGACATCATGGCAGGCAAGACGCCACGACCGCCAAAGGATTGGGATGAGGGCGATATCGGTTCTGATGATGATACCCGTCCGTCCGGCGAGTCTCCCTCTTCTGATGATGTCTCGGGGACTATCGGCGGTCCCGCCGGCCAGCACTGA
- the folP gene encoding dihydropteroate synthase, producing the protein MGILNLTPDSFSDGGRFLNPDVALKHALHMVEEGAAVIDIGGESTRPGAQPVSVDEELDRVIPIIERLAQAIPVPISIDTNKPLVMREAVSAGAGMINDVMALQEPGALETAAEIAVPVCLMHMQGKPRTMQEAPHYGNVVDEVRRFLRQRLDAGEAAGIKRHNMIVDPGFGFGKSLEHNLILLKELQALDELAAPVLVGISRKSMIGSILGNLPVNERLMGSVAAAVVAVIGGAAIIRVHDVRETVDALKVVSAVRSAI; encoded by the coding sequence ATGGGAATTCTCAACCTGACACCCGACTCGTTTTCAGATGGCGGGCGTTTCCTGAATCCAGACGTGGCTTTAAAGCACGCCCTGCACATGGTGGAGGAGGGTGCTGCCGTTATCGATATTGGCGGGGAGTCCACCCGCCCCGGTGCGCAGCCGGTATCGGTAGATGAAGAACTCGATCGGGTTATTCCCATCATAGAAAGGCTGGCGCAGGCCATTCCCGTACCGATCTCCATCGATACCAATAAACCGTTGGTGATGCGTGAAGCGGTTTCTGCCGGTGCCGGCATGATCAATGACGTCATGGCGCTGCAGGAACCCGGTGCATTGGAGACGGCGGCCGAGATAGCAGTTCCGGTCTGCCTCATGCATATGCAGGGGAAACCGAGAACCATGCAGGAGGCACCCCACTACGGGAACGTGGTGGACGAGGTCAGGCGATTCCTGCGGCAGCGTCTGGATGCGGGCGAAGCAGCAGGTATCAAGCGCCATAACATGATAGTCGATCCGGGGTTTGGCTTCGGTAAGTCACTTGAGCATAATCTGATCCTGTTGAAAGAACTGCAGGCGTTGGATGAACTCGCTGCCCCGGTACTGGTGGGGATATCAAGAAAATCGATGATCGGGTCGATACTCGGGAATCTGCCTGTGAACGAACGACTCATGGGGAGTGTCGCGGCGGCAGTGGTTGCCGTTATAGGAGGCGCCGCTATTATCAGGGTACATGATGTGCGTGAAACGGTTGACGCACTCAAGGTGGTGTCAGCGGTCAGATCCGCCATATAG
- the glmM gene encoding phosphoglucosamine mutase produces MSRKYFGTDGVRGRFGDGPITPEFVLKLGWAVGRVLGTEAKSRVLIGKDTRISGYLLESALEAGLTAAGVNITLLGPMPTPSVAYLTRTLHAQAGVVISASHNPYQDNGIKFFSAEGLKLPDELETAIEAEMEKPLVTVDSSDLGRAEKMAAEGRYIEFCKSTIPLKTRFKGMKIVVDCANGATYNIAPYVFDEMGADVIAIGNQPNGFNINDGVGSTYPEYLKQAVLEHKADLGIALDGDGDRLIMVDDQGNEVDGDEILYIIACSRMRHGVLKGAVVGTLMSNLGLEHALREHGVVFERTQVGDRYIMERLTEKGWVLGGEQSGHIICLDRTTTGDGIIAALQVLEEMYATNSTLRELCAGMSKYPQKLTNVHLGSRNPQEIMDSERVRRSVREAEVEMGSSGRVLLRPSGTEPLIRVMVEGNDGTKVDDLSDHIAATVKELVVSE; encoded by the coding sequence GTGAGTCGGAAATATTTTGGAACAGACGGGGTACGCGGGCGATTCGGTGACGGGCCGATCACGCCTGAATTTGTGCTGAAGCTAGGCTGGGCCGTGGGCAGGGTTCTGGGTACAGAGGCCAAAAGCAGGGTGCTGATCGGAAAAGATACACGCATCTCCGGCTACTTGTTGGAATCGGCGCTCGAGGCCGGTCTGACGGCGGCCGGGGTGAACATCACCTTGTTGGGCCCCATGCCGACCCCCAGTGTTGCCTATCTGACCCGTACCCTACATGCCCAGGCGGGAGTCGTCATCAGTGCTTCCCATAATCCCTATCAGGATAATGGCATCAAATTCTTTTCGGCCGAGGGCCTCAAACTCCCGGATGAGCTTGAGACCGCAATCGAGGCGGAGATGGAGAAGCCATTGGTGACAGTCGACTCATCCGACCTTGGCAGGGCGGAGAAGATGGCGGCAGAGGGTCGCTACATCGAATTCTGCAAAAGCACGATTCCCCTCAAGACCCGCTTCAAAGGCATGAAGATCGTGGTCGATTGCGCCAATGGAGCTACCTATAACATCGCTCCCTATGTCTTCGATGAGATGGGTGCGGATGTGATTGCCATCGGAAACCAGCCCAATGGATTCAATATCAATGATGGTGTCGGATCGACCTATCCCGAGTACCTGAAACAAGCGGTGTTGGAGCATAAAGCGGACCTGGGCATCGCCCTGGATGGCGATGGTGATCGACTGATCATGGTGGATGATCAGGGCAATGAGGTGGATGGTGATGAAATCCTCTATATCATTGCCTGTTCCAGGATGAGGCATGGTGTGCTCAAGGGTGCGGTTGTCGGTACCCTGATGAGTAATCTCGGACTCGAACATGCGCTGAGGGAACATGGGGTGGTTTTCGAGCGGACCCAGGTGGGGGATCGCTACATCATGGAACGCCTCACTGAAAAAGGCTGGGTGCTCGGCGGCGAACAGTCGGGGCACATCATCTGCCTTGACCGCACGACCACCGGCGACGGGATTATTGCCGCCCTGCAGGTATTGGAAGAGATGTACGCGACAAACAGTACCTTGCGTGAGTTGTGTGCCGGTATGAGCAAATACCCGCAAAAACTGACAAATGTCCATCTCGGCAGCCGAAACCCGCAAGAGATCATGGATTCGGAACGGGTGAGACGATCGGTTCGTGAAGCTGAGGTCGAAATGGGCAGCAGTGGGCGGGTTCTGCTCAGGCCCTCGGGTACGGAGCCACTGATACGTGTCATGGTGGAGGGGAATGACGGGACAAAGGTTGACGACCTGTCAGACCATATCGCCGCCACGGTGAAGGAACTGGTCGTCAGCGAGTAA
- the tpiA gene encoding triose-phosphate isomerase → MRRPLVAGNWKMNGSLESVRSLLDGISRGVGDVKSAEVAVCPPYIYIPEVEKLLSGSDIAWGGQDLSTESSGAYTGEIAASMLNDFGCKYVIVGHSERRTYHAESDQLVAKKYAVARAAGLVPILCIGETLEEREASTTNEVVARQLDAVIALEGVDALADGVIAYEPVWAIGTGKTATPDQAQEVHAFIRSRVAEKSSEVAEGLRILYGGSMKPGNAAELIGKPDIDGGLIGGASLTAEDFLGICTAAD, encoded by the coding sequence ATGCGTAGACCACTGGTTGCCGGAAACTGGAAGATGAACGGCTCTCTCGAGAGTGTTCGCAGCTTGCTTGACGGCATCAGTCGTGGTGTCGGTGATGTCAAGAGTGCAGAGGTGGCGGTCTGTCCACCCTATATCTACATACCTGAGGTGGAGAAACTGCTTTCGGGCAGCGATATCGCTTGGGGCGGCCAGGATCTGTCGACAGAGTCGTCCGGCGCCTATACCGGTGAGATTGCCGCCTCCATGCTCAACGATTTCGGATGCAAATATGTCATTGTGGGGCACTCCGAGCGTCGCACCTACCATGCCGAGAGCGATCAACTGGTGGCAAAGAAATACGCAGTGGCGCGTGCTGCCGGATTGGTACCCATCCTCTGCATCGGCGAGACGCTTGAGGAACGGGAAGCTAGCACCACAAACGAAGTCGTGGCCCGACAGCTCGATGCAGTGATTGCGCTTGAGGGAGTCGATGCACTGGCTGACGGTGTTATCGCCTATGAGCCGGTTTGGGCCATAGGCACCGGGAAGACGGCTACCCCCGATCAGGCGCAGGAGGTGCATGCGTTCATTCGTTCCCGGGTGGCTGAGAAGAGCAGTGAAGTCGCGGAAGGGTTGCGTATACTCTATGGTGGCTCCATGAAGCCTGGTAACGCCGCGGAATTGATCGGGAAGCCCGATATCGATGGCGGTTTGATCGGGGGAGCCTCCCTGACGGCCGAGGATTTCCTGGGTATCTGTACCGCAGCGGATTGA
- the secG gene encoding preprotein translocase subunit SecG, whose product MQTILTVFHIFLAVGLVGLILIQHGKGADMGAAFGSGASGTVFGAKGSASFLTRTTALLATLFFITSMVMAYFASQRNEQVGVMEALDQAPAVQVEEVQQSDIPPVPVESDIPAIVPPAEEATPAIEAVPPVEPAETTSQTEAAATAEESKEQLKE is encoded by the coding sequence ATGCAAACTATATTGACCGTGTTTCATATCTTCCTGGCCGTTGGCCTGGTGGGATTGATCCTGATACAGCACGGGAAAGGTGCGGACATGGGCGCTGCCTTCGGCAGTGGTGCCTCGGGTACGGTATTTGGTGCCAAGGGGTCCGCCTCGTTTCTGACCCGGACAACAGCCCTGCTGGCGACCCTGTTTTTTATCACCAGTATGGTGATGGCCTATTTTGCTTCCCAGAGAAACGAACAGGTCGGTGTCATGGAGGCACTGGATCAGGCGCCTGCAGTTCAGGTGGAGGAGGTTCAGCAGAGCGACATACCGCCTGTGCCGGTCGAGAGCGACATACCCGCTATTGTTCCGCCAGCTGAGGAGGCGACGCCTGCGATCGAGGCTGTGCCACCGGTCGAGCCGGCTGAGACGACCTCACAAACCGAGGCTGCCGCAACTGCCGAGGAGTCGAAGGAGCAGCTTAAGGAGTAA
- a CDS encoding NADH-quinone oxidoreductase subunit A, whose product MLENYLPILIFLSVAFVMGGVVIALGFLLGTRKPDDEKLSPYECGFEAFENSRMKFDVRYYLVAILFIIFDLEIAFLFPWAVVLDQIGMVGFIAMMVFLVILVIGFIYEWKKGALEWE is encoded by the coding sequence ATGCTCGAAAACTATCTACCCATCTTGATATTTCTCTCTGTAGCCTTTGTGATGGGTGGTGTTGTAATAGCACTCGGTTTTCTGTTGGGTACAAGAAAACCCGATGACGAAAAACTCTCTCCCTATGAATGTGGATTCGAGGCATTCGAGAATTCACGCATGAAATTCGATGTGCGTTACTACCTGGTTGCCATCCTGTTCATCATCTTCGATCTTGAGATCGCCTTCCTCTTTCCCTGGGCTGTGGTATTGGATCAGATCGGTATGGTCGGATTCATCGCCATGATGGTTTTTCTCGTGATTCTCGTCATAGGCTTCATTTATGAGTGGAAGAAGGGAGCCTTGGAATGGGAGTAA
- a CDS encoding NADH-quinone oxidoreductase subunit B family protein — MGIEGILEKGVITTSADKLINWARTGSMWPMTFGLACCAVEMMHAAAARYDMDRFGIIFRPSPRQSDVMIVAGTLVNKMAPALRKVYDQMAEPRWVISMGSCANGGGYYHYSYSVVRGCDRVVPVDIYVPGCPPTAEALLYGVLQLQDKIRRTSTIAR; from the coding sequence GTGGGAATTGAGGGTATTCTGGAGAAGGGAGTCATTACCACTTCTGCAGATAAATTGATCAACTGGGCGCGCACCGGTTCGATGTGGCCGATGACTTTCGGCCTGGCATGCTGCGCGGTGGAGATGATGCATGCCGCAGCTGCACGGTACGACATGGATCGTTTCGGCATCATATTCCGGCCCAGCCCCCGGCAGTCAGACGTGATGATTGTAGCGGGCACCCTGGTCAATAAAATGGCCCCCGCTCTGCGCAAGGTCTACGATCAGATGGCAGAGCCTCGTTGGGTCATCTCCATGGGTTCGTGTGCCAACGGAGGTGGTTACTACCACTACTCCTACTCCGTCGTAAGGGGCTGTGACCGGGTGGTCCCGGTCGATATTTACGTACCGGGTTGTCCGCCTACCGCCGAAGCACTGCTGTATGGCGTGCTCCAACTTCAGGACAAGATTCGCCGTACCAGTACCATTGCACGCTAA